A part of Desulfomicrobium baculatum DSM 4028 genomic DNA contains:
- the aroA gene encoding 3-phosphoshikimate 1-carboxyvinyltransferase has translation MKPVIDITAPSSKSLSHRALICAALAEGESLLEGVLDSQDLTRTAGCLRLLGALITPQGGKLFVRGIGGKTGASAEGPVSMNVGESGTTCRLMAGVVTAIPGIYRIHGEGRIHDRPVAHLTDALTQQGVRVTFEEKSGYPPMVMSSPGLIGGEVTINLEQSSQYLSGLLLAAPLATGTTTIRLIGRSVASWPYVALTLDTMARFGVPVILERRILDDWHSCTHAEAAGLPPTDIRLVVHPAPYRAGAMRVEGDWSNASYFLAAGAVGTAPVRISGLSRQSAQGDRFMLEILSRMGASVEWQDDVVTVFPSALRGTQVDMNACPDIVPTVAAMAAFATGETIISGAAHLALKECDRILGPVTELSKAGVNIEARPDGMIIRGNGGLLPRSVDLCTYGDHRMAMSFSLLELGGISVNLDNPSCVAKSFPGFWDVWSLIRLGNGLGATHES, from the coding sequence AGGCGTGCTCGACAGCCAGGATCTGACCCGCACCGCCGGGTGCCTGCGCCTTCTGGGGGCACTCATAACGCCTCAAGGCGGCAAGCTCTTTGTGCGCGGCATCGGCGGGAAGACAGGAGCCAGCGCAGAAGGCCCCGTCTCCATGAACGTCGGCGAATCCGGCACCACCTGCCGGCTCATGGCCGGCGTAGTCACGGCCATCCCTGGCATCTACCGCATCCACGGCGAGGGGCGCATCCACGACCGTCCGGTCGCGCATCTGACCGACGCCCTGACCCAGCAGGGTGTGCGCGTCACCTTCGAGGAAAAAAGCGGCTACCCGCCCATGGTCATGTCCAGCCCCGGCCTGATCGGTGGCGAGGTGACCATCAACCTGGAGCAGAGCAGCCAGTATCTCTCGGGCCTGCTCCTGGCCGCGCCCCTGGCGACCGGGACGACGACCATCCGCCTCATCGGCAGGTCCGTGGCCTCCTGGCCCTATGTCGCACTGACGCTCGACACCATGGCCCGCTTCGGCGTGCCCGTGATCCTGGAACGCAGAATCCTGGACGATTGGCATTCCTGCACCCACGCCGAGGCGGCGGGTCTTCCCCCCACGGACATCCGGCTCGTCGTCCACCCGGCCCCCTACCGGGCCGGAGCCATGCGCGTCGAGGGCGACTGGTCCAATGCCTCCTACTTTCTGGCCGCAGGGGCCGTGGGCACGGCTCCGGTCCGCATTTCCGGGCTCAGCAGGCAGTCGGCCCAGGGAGACCGCTTCATGCTCGAAATCCTGTCCCGCATGGGCGCGTCCGTCGAATGGCAGGACGACGTGGTCACGGTTTTTCCGTCAGCGCTGCGCGGCACGCAGGTCGACATGAACGCCTGTCCGGACATCGTGCCCACAGTGGCGGCCATGGCCGCCTTCGCCACCGGCGAGACAATCATCTCCGGAGCCGCGCACCTGGCCCTGAAGGAATGCGACCGCATCCTGGGACCGGTCACGGAACTGTCCAAGGCCGGTGTGAATATCGAGGCCCGTCCCGACGGCATGATCATTCGCGGCAACGGCGGGCTTCTGCCGCGCAGCGTGGACCTGTGCACCTACGGCGACCACCGCATGGCCATGAGCTTCTCCCTGCTCGAACTGGGGGGCATCAGCGTAAACCTCGACAACCCCTCCTGCGTGGCCAAATCCTTTCCTGGGTTCTGGGACGTCTGGAGCCTGATCCGCCTCGGCAACGGCCTGGGAGCCACGCATGAGTCTTAG
- a CDS encoding prephenate dehydrogenase/arogenate dehydrogenase family protein, whose product MSLSPASAIVVIGAKGQMGARFVRSFREAGNPVTEFDHPLDLARLPGAVRGAALVLLCVPITAMKDVVALVAPHLTQTTILADICSVKVQPLRDMLSQTTTPVVGTHPLFGPETLDVELRIAVTPGRDQEATDNLSSCFRDLGFSPFTTTADEHDKAMAYIQGLNFVTTVAYLCASPLENGIERFFTPSFGRRVEAATKMITQDAPLFSTMFEANPHSLEAVRAFRSYLNVAAGGDLELLSQKALWWWRKQHDAGGPAS is encoded by the coding sequence ATGAGTCTTAGCCCCGCATCGGCCATCGTGGTCATCGGCGCCAAAGGGCAGATGGGGGCGCGCTTCGTACGCAGCTTTCGCGAAGCGGGCAACCCCGTGACCGAGTTCGACCATCCCCTGGATCTGGCCAGGCTGCCCGGCGCCGTGCGGGGGGCCGCCCTTGTCCTCTTGTGCGTACCCATCACGGCGATGAAGGATGTCGTCGCCTTGGTGGCCCCGCATCTCACGCAGACGACCATCCTGGCCGACATCTGCTCGGTCAAGGTCCAGCCCCTGCGTGACATGCTGTCCCAGACCACAACGCCCGTGGTCGGCACCCATCCACTTTTCGGCCCCGAAACGCTTGACGTGGAGCTACGAATTGCCGTAACTCCGGGACGTGACCAGGAAGCGACCGATAATCTATCAAGCTGCTTCCGCGATCTGGGATTTTCCCCGTTCACCACAACGGCCGATGAGCATGACAAAGCCATGGCCTACATCCAAGGACTCAACTTCGTGACAACCGTCGCTTACCTCTGTGCTTCCCCTCTGGAAAACGGAATCGAGCGTTTCTTCACGCCCTCGTTCGGACGACGCGTGGAGGCGGCCACGAAAATGATCACCCAGGACGCCCCCCTCTTCTCCACCATGTTCGAAGCGAACCCCCACAGCCTTGAAGCCGTGCGCGCGTTTCGTTCATACCTGAACGTCGCCGCCGGCGGCGATCTGGAACTTTTGAGCCAGAAGGCTCTTTGGTGGTGGCGCAAGCAGCATGACGCAGGGGGACCCGCTTCCTGA